Proteins co-encoded in one Bacillus paramycoides genomic window:
- a CDS encoding NlpC/P60 family protein, with product MFYKSVTLAKKIPNYGINFIGYIRKKKKESGVKNKMKKLKMASCALVAGLMFSGLTPNVFAEDKIADVKSQINTQNDTLHKQQQERDELQKQMNDLNKTIQGLDKSVQENASKLDETMKKVADTEQLIEKKNKDIAELQTKIAKREELLRKRLVALQEQPNTNVVTEVLVNSKNVADLVDRLTSVSKILESDEDIMKTQQEDQANVKKDVETVKTKQKELKEAQAQIETAKKELDAEKEKKAAAVNDLSGKMDTVVTSMTSTEDQLKDLEKQALQLQRIAEQEAQEKAAQEAAAQKQAEQAAKAAQAQPVQAPAEQAAPANNGGQPQKEEPKKEEPKKEAPKQETKKPEQNPAPAPTPDTGVIAKARNYLGLPYVWGSASPSNGGFDCSGFISYIYGVGRQDVAGYWNSVSKVSSPQPGDLVFFQGTYKPGPSHIGIYVGNGQMIHAGDKGIAYASLSSSYNQKHFLGYGRF from the coding sequence TTGTTTTACAAAAGCGTAACATTAGCAAAAAAAATCCCGAATTATGGTATAAATTTTATAGGTTATATACGGAAAAAGAAAAAAGAAAGCGGTGTAAAAAATAAAATGAAAAAGCTAAAAATGGCATCTTGCGCATTAGTTGCAGGGTTAATGTTTTCAGGGCTAACACCAAATGTATTTGCAGAAGATAAAATTGCTGACGTGAAATCACAAATTAACACACAAAATGATACTTTACATAAACAACAACAAGAACGTGACGAATTACAAAAACAAATGAATGACTTAAATAAAACAATTCAAGGTTTGGATAAGTCTGTTCAAGAGAATGCTTCAAAACTTGATGAAACAATGAAAAAAGTTGCTGATACGGAGCAATTAATCGAAAAGAAAAATAAAGATATTGCAGAACTACAAACGAAAATTGCAAAACGTGAAGAGTTATTAAGAAAACGTTTAGTTGCACTTCAAGAACAACCAAACACAAATGTTGTAACAGAAGTTCTTGTAAACTCTAAAAATGTTGCAGATTTAGTTGATCGTTTAACTTCTGTTTCTAAAATTCTTGAGTCTGACGAAGATATCATGAAAACACAACAAGAAGATCAAGCGAACGTGAAAAAAGATGTTGAAACGGTAAAAACAAAGCAAAAAGAATTAAAAGAAGCACAAGCTCAAATTGAAACTGCTAAGAAAGAACTTGACGCTGAAAAAGAGAAGAAAGCAGCGGCAGTAAACGATTTAAGCGGTAAAATGGATACAGTTGTAACTTCTATGACAAGTACGGAAGATCAATTGAAAGATCTTGAGAAGCAAGCGTTACAATTACAACGTATTGCTGAACAAGAAGCGCAAGAAAAAGCTGCGCAAGAAGCTGCTGCTCAAAAGCAAGCAGAGCAAGCGGCTAAAGCTGCGCAAGCTCAGCCAGTACAAGCACCAGCAGAGCAAGCTGCACCAGCAAACAACGGTGGACAACCTCAAAAAGAAGAGCCTAAAAAGGAAGAACCTAAAAAAGAGGCACCTAAGCAAGAAACGAAAAAACCAGAGCAAAACCCAGCTCCAGCACCAACTCCGGATACTGGCGTAATTGCTAAAGCACGAAACTACTTAGGCTTACCATATGTTTGGGGAAGTGCATCTCCATCAAACGGTGGTTTTGACTGTAGTGGATTCATTTCTTACATCTATGGTGTAGGACGTCAAGACGTTGCAGGTTACTGGAATTCAGTTTCTAAAGTAAGTAGCCCACAACCTGGAGATTTAGTATTCTTCCAAGGTACTTATAAACCAGGTCCATCTCACATCGGTATTTACGTTGGCAATGGCCAAATGATTCATGCTGGTGACAAAGGGATTGCTTACGCTAGCTTAAGCAGTAGCTACAACCAAAAACATTTCTTAGGATACGGTCGATTCTAG
- a CDS encoding YigZ family protein — translation MLLQYLTIKDYGEHEIVIQKSRFICYISRATTEEEAQEFIQKIKKQNWNATHNCSAYLIGEQDQIQKANDDGEPSGTAGVPMLEVLKKRGLKDTVVVVTRYFGGIKLGAGGLIRAYGKCTSEGINHVGVVERKLMRVMQTEIDYTLLGKIENELRNSKYAIKDIHYLENVTFDTYVEEDGKQPFTDWMIELTNGKCTITEGDMLYLEQDVI, via the coding sequence GTGTTATTACAATATTTAACAATTAAAGACTACGGTGAGCACGAAATTGTCATTCAGAAATCAAGATTTATCTGTTACATTAGCCGAGCTACAACCGAAGAAGAAGCTCAAGAATTTATACAAAAAATAAAAAAACAAAACTGGAATGCGACACATAATTGTTCCGCTTATTTAATTGGCGAACAAGATCAAATCCAAAAAGCAAATGATGATGGCGAACCTAGTGGTACAGCTGGTGTACCTATGTTAGAGGTACTAAAAAAACGCGGTTTAAAAGATACCGTCGTTGTCGTTACCCGCTACTTTGGTGGCATCAAACTTGGTGCAGGTGGGTTAATTCGCGCATACGGAAAATGTACAAGCGAAGGTATTAATCATGTCGGTGTTGTTGAGCGAAAACTTATGCGTGTTATGCAGACCGAAATTGATTACACATTACTTGGTAAAATTGAAAATGAATTACGCAATTCAAAATATGCCATTAAAGATATACATTATCTCGAAAATGTCACATTTGATACGTATGTAGAAGAAGATGGAAAACAACCATTCACAGATTGGATGATTGAATTAACAAATGGGAAATGTACAATTACAGAGGGAGATATGTTGTACTTAGAACAAGATGTTATCTAA
- the hpf gene encoding ribosome hibernation-promoting factor, HPF/YfiA family: MKFNIRGENIEVTPALKEYVEKKLGKLERYFDTFPEIKVNLKVYSDKQRVEVTIPFTDLLLRAEETNSDMYAAIDLVVDKLERQIRKHKTKVNRKLREKGSMKTNFILPEAVAVLDEVEEDELELVRTKRFDLKPMDVEEAILQMDMLGHNFFVFTNADTNETNVVYGRKDGKYGLIETK, encoded by the coding sequence ATGAAATTCAACATTCGTGGTGAAAATATTGAAGTAACTCCAGCATTAAAGGAATATGTAGAGAAAAAACTAGGTAAGTTAGAGCGTTATTTTGATACATTCCCAGAGATTAAAGTTAATTTAAAAGTATACTCTGACAAGCAACGTGTCGAGGTAACAATTCCATTTACTGATTTATTACTTCGTGCAGAAGAAACTAATAGCGATATGTACGCTGCTATCGATTTAGTAGTTGATAAACTTGAGCGACAAATTCGTAAACATAAAACAAAAGTAAATCGTAAGTTACGTGAGAAAGGTTCTATGAAAACGAACTTTATCCTTCCAGAAGCAGTAGCTGTTCTGGATGAGGTAGAAGAGGATGAACTTGAACTTGTACGTACAAAACGATTCGATTTAAAACCGATGGACGTTGAAGAAGCAATTCTACAAATGGATATGCTAGGACATAATTTCTTCGTCTTCACAAATGCTGATACAAATGAAACTAACGTTGTATATGGCCGTAAAGATGGGAAATATGGTTTAATCGAAACTAAATAA
- a CDS encoding ComF family protein, with protein sequence MHCLLCDEYMLETVSWYTFFVKSHKKYVCNRCERKLSYIIGKICIECGRPLEDLPSVYKENDICVDCVKWINEEKYRPFRNRSLHVYDDEMKEIVAQFKFRGDAELVHIFHRSFRELFQKYFTDVSIVIAVPLSRERKYERGFNQAELLAACLPVKNSYPSLRRRETEKQSKKTRKERLSGSNPFYFQGEEMFHGQHILLVDDVYTTGITVRQIGSLLYDRGAREVSSLTLCRS encoded by the coding sequence ATGCATTGTTTACTTTGTGATGAGTATATGTTGGAAACAGTTAGTTGGTACACCTTCTTTGTAAAGTCCCATAAAAAATATGTATGTAATAGATGTGAGCGGAAACTTTCCTATATTATAGGGAAGATTTGCATAGAGTGTGGGCGACCTTTAGAGGACTTGCCTTCCGTATATAAAGAAAATGATATTTGTGTGGATTGCGTAAAGTGGATAAATGAGGAGAAGTATCGTCCTTTTAGAAATCGTTCTTTGCACGTGTACGATGATGAGATGAAAGAAATAGTAGCACAGTTTAAGTTTCGGGGAGATGCGGAGTTAGTTCATATTTTTCATCGATCCTTTCGGGAACTATTTCAAAAGTATTTTACGGACGTTTCAATTGTTATTGCTGTTCCACTTAGTAGGGAACGGAAATATGAACGTGGTTTTAATCAAGCAGAGTTATTAGCAGCTTGTTTACCTGTCAAAAATTCTTATCCATCATTAAGAAGAAGAGAAACAGAAAAGCAAAGTAAGAAGACACGTAAAGAAAGGCTTTCGGGAAGTAATCCTTTTTATTTTCAGGGAGAAGAGATGTTTCATGGTCAACACATTTTACTCGTGGATGATGTATATACGACAGGAATTACAGTGAGACAAATTGGAAGTCTTTTATACGATAGAGGAGCTAGAGAAGTTTCTAGTTTGACGCTCTGTAGAAGTTGA
- a CDS encoding winged helix-turn-helix transcriptional regulator: MEHNSCLCPKFESAFTLLSKKWTGLIIKSLLEESKRFREIADIIPNMSDRMLSERLKELESEGIVVRNVYPEVPVRIEYGLTDKGKALESVMDEVQNWAEKWMK, translated from the coding sequence ATGGAGCATAATTCTTGTTTATGTCCAAAGTTTGAGTCAGCTTTTACTTTGCTTAGTAAGAAATGGACTGGCTTAATTATTAAATCTTTGCTTGAAGAGTCAAAACGTTTTAGAGAAATCGCAGATATTATACCGAATATGAGCGATCGTATGTTGTCAGAGCGTTTAAAGGAATTGGAAAGCGAAGGCATTGTAGTTCGTAATGTTTATCCAGAAGTACCAGTTCGAATCGAGTACGGCTTAACTGATAAAGGGAAAGCATTAGAAAGTGTTATGGATGAAGTCCAAAATTGGGCTGAGAAATGGATGAAATAA
- the secA gene encoding preprotein translocase subunit SecA: MIGILKKVFDVNQRQIKRMQKTVEQIDALEPSIKPLTDEQLKGKTLEFKERLTKGETVDDLLPEAFAVVREAATRVLGMRPYGVQLMGGIALHEGNISEMKTGEGKTLTSTLPVYLNALTGKGVHVVTVNEYLAQRDASEMGQLHEFLGLTVGINLNSMSREEKQEAYAADITYSTNNELGFDYLRDNMVLYKEQCVQRPLHFAIIDEVDSILVDEARTPLIISGQAQKSTELYMFANAFVRTLENEKEYSFDVKTKNVMLTEDGITKAEKAFHIENLFDLKHVALLHHINQALRAHVVMHRDTDYVVQEGEIVIVDQFTGRLMKGRRYSEGLHQAIEAKEGVEIQNESMTLATITFQNYFRMYEKLSGMTGTAKTEEEEFRNIYNMNVIVIPTNKPIIRDDRADLIFKSMEGKFNAVVEDIVTRHKQGQPVLVGTVAIETSELISKMLTRKGVRHNILNAKNHAREADIIAEAGMKGAVTIATNMAGRGTDIKLGDDIKNIGLAVIGTERHESRRIDNQLRGRAGRQGDPGVTQFYLSMEDELMRRFGSDNMKAMMDRLGMDDSQPIESKMVSRAVESAQKRVEGNNYDARKQLLQYDDVLRQQREVIYKQRQEVMESENLRDIIEGMMKSTVERAVALHTQEEIEEDWNIKGLVDYLNTNLLQEGDVKEEELRRLAPEEMSEPIIAKLIERYNDKEKLMPEEQMREFEKVVVFRVVDTKWTEHIDAMDHLREGIHLRAYGQIDPLREYQMEGFAMFESMIASIEEEISRYIMKAEIEQNLERQEVVQGEAVHPSSDGEEVKKKPVVKGDQVGRNDVCKCGSGKKYKNCCGIGK; the protein is encoded by the coding sequence ATGATCGGTATTTTAAAAAAGGTGTTTGATGTAAATCAACGCCAAATTAAACGTATGCAGAAGACAGTTGAGCAAATTGATGCACTAGAGCCATCTATTAAGCCATTAACTGATGAACAATTAAAAGGGAAGACGCTTGAATTTAAAGAACGTCTAACAAAAGGTGAAACAGTAGATGATCTATTACCTGAAGCTTTTGCGGTTGTTCGTGAAGCTGCGACTCGTGTTCTTGGAATGCGTCCGTATGGCGTACAGTTAATGGGTGGTATTGCCTTACATGAAGGGAATATCTCTGAGATGAAAACGGGTGAAGGTAAAACGTTAACATCTACATTGCCTGTATATTTAAATGCTTTAACAGGAAAAGGTGTTCACGTTGTTACAGTCAACGAATACTTAGCACAACGTGATGCGAGCGAAATGGGACAACTTCATGAGTTCCTAGGCTTAACAGTAGGAATTAACTTAAACAGTATGTCACGCGAAGAAAAACAAGAGGCTTATGCTGCTGATATTACGTATAGCACAAATAATGAGCTTGGATTCGATTACTTACGTGACAACATGGTTTTATATAAAGAGCAGTGCGTTCAACGCCCACTTCACTTTGCTATTATCGATGAAGTCGATTCTATCTTAGTCGATGAAGCGCGTACGCCGCTTATTATTTCTGGACAAGCCCAAAAATCAACAGAGTTATATATGTTTGCAAATGCATTCGTTCGTACGTTAGAGAATGAAAAAGAATATTCATTTGATGTAAAAACGAAGAATGTAATGTTAACAGAAGATGGTATTACGAAAGCCGAGAAAGCTTTCCATATTGAAAACTTATTCGACTTAAAACATGTAGCGCTTCTTCACCATATTAATCAGGCACTTCGTGCGCACGTTGTTATGCACCGCGATACAGATTATGTTGTACAAGAAGGCGAAATCGTAATTGTAGACCAATTTACTGGTCGTCTTATGAAAGGTCGTCGTTATAGCGAAGGTTTACACCAAGCTATCGAGGCAAAAGAAGGCGTAGAAATTCAAAATGAAAGTATGACACTTGCGACAATTACATTCCAGAACTATTTCCGTATGTACGAAAAGTTGTCTGGTATGACTGGTACAGCGAAAACAGAGGAAGAGGAATTCCGTAACATTTACAATATGAACGTTATTGTAATTCCAACAAACAAACCGATTATTCGTGATGATCGTGCTGATTTAATCTTCAAATCAATGGAAGGTAAATTTAATGCTGTTGTTGAGGATATTGTAACTCGTCATAAACAAGGACAACCTGTTCTTGTCGGTACAGTTGCGATTGAAACGTCAGAACTTATTTCAAAAATGTTAACGCGTAAAGGCGTACGTCATAACATCTTAAATGCGAAAAACCATGCGCGTGAAGCAGATATCATTGCAGAAGCTGGTATGAAAGGTGCTGTAACAATCGCGACGAACATGGCGGGTCGTGGTACGGATATTAAGCTTGGAGACGATATTAAAAACATTGGTTTAGCAGTTATTGGTACAGAGCGTCACGAAAGTCGTCGTATTGATAATCAGTTACGTGGTCGTGCTGGTCGTCAAGGAGACCCTGGTGTTACGCAGTTCTACTTATCAATGGAAGATGAACTAATGCGCCGCTTCGGTTCTGACAATATGAAAGCAATGATGGATCGTCTTGGTATGGATGATTCTCAGCCAATCGAAAGTAAAATGGTTTCTCGTGCAGTAGAATCTGCGCAAAAACGTGTAGAAGGAAATAACTATGATGCACGTAAGCAGTTACTACAATACGATGATGTACTTCGTCAGCAACGTGAAGTTATTTACAAACAGCGTCAAGAGGTAATGGAGTCTGAGAACTTACGCGATATTATTGAAGGTATGATGAAATCTACAGTAGAGCGTGCGGTTGCACTTCATACACAAGAGGAAATTGAAGAAGATTGGAATATTAAAGGTCTTGTTGACTACTTAAATACAAACCTTCTGCAAGAAGGAGATGTAAAAGAAGAAGAATTACGTCGCCTTGCTCCAGAGGAAATGAGCGAGCCAATTATTGCGAAATTAATAGAGCGTTATAACGACAAAGAAAAGCTTATGCCAGAAGAGCAAATGCGTGAGTTCGAAAAAGTTGTTGTATTCCGTGTTGTAGATACGAAATGGACAGAGCATATTGATGCGATGGATCATCTTCGTGAAGGTATTCATTTACGTGCTTACGGTCAAATTGATCCACTTCGTGAGTATCAAATGGAAGGATTCGCAATGTTCGAATCCATGATTGCTTCTATTGAAGAAGAAATTTCTCGTTACATTATGAAAGCTGAAATTGAACAAAACTTAGAGCGTCAAGAAGTTGTTCAAGGTGAAGCTGTTCACCCATCTAGCGATGGCGAAGAAGTGAAGAAAAAGCCAGTTGTAAAAGGTGACCAAGTGGGCCGCAACGATGTATGTAAATGTGGTAGCGGTAAAAAATATAAAAACTGCTGTGGCATTGGGAAGTAA
- a CDS encoding DegV family protein has translation MKTAIVTDSTAYIPKHIRDELNIYMIPLNVVFGTESYQEEAEISADDFYVKVREQEELPKTSQPAIGKFVELYEELSKDYDAVISIHLSSGISGTYQTSTTAGQMVEGIDVYTYDSEISCEVQGFYVREGARLASEGKDPKEIIARFDEMKQTMDAYFVVDDLHHLQRGGRLNSAQAFIGSLLQVKPVLYFRDKIIIPFEKIRTRKKALKRIVEIFDEQASKGVPMEAVIIHAQREEEANEWKAELEAKYPHVTIRTGYFGAVIGTHLGEGALGLGWYTK, from the coding sequence ATGAAAACAGCTATTGTTACTGATAGTACAGCATATATACCGAAGCATATTCGTGATGAACTCAATATATATATGATTCCATTAAACGTTGTGTTTGGAACGGAATCTTATCAAGAAGAAGCTGAAATTTCAGCAGATGATTTTTATGTAAAAGTACGTGAGCAAGAAGAACTTCCGAAAACTTCTCAACCAGCAATCGGAAAGTTTGTTGAGCTATATGAAGAATTATCTAAGGATTATGATGCGGTTATTAGCATCCATCTTTCAAGTGGAATTAGTGGTACATATCAAACTTCAACGACAGCTGGACAGATGGTAGAGGGTATTGATGTATATACATACGACTCTGAAATTAGTTGTGAAGTACAAGGATTCTATGTGCGTGAGGGTGCAAGGCTAGCAAGCGAAGGAAAGGATCCGAAAGAGATTATCGCCCGTTTTGACGAAATGAAACAAACGATGGACGCTTATTTTGTAGTAGATGATTTACACCATTTACAACGTGGAGGACGATTAAATAGTGCCCAAGCTTTCATCGGTAGTTTGTTACAAGTGAAGCCCGTTTTATATTTTAGAGATAAAATCATTATTCCGTTTGAAAAGATTCGTACGCGTAAAAAAGCGTTAAAACGTATCGTTGAAATTTTTGATGAGCAGGCAAGTAAAGGTGTACCTATGGAAGCTGTTATCATTCATGCACAACGTGAAGAGGAAGCGAATGAATGGAAGGCTGAATTAGAAGCAAAATATCCTCATGTCACAATCCGTACAGGTTATTTTGGTGCTGTAATTGGTACGCATTTAGGTGAAGGTGCATTAGGTCTTGGATGGTATACGAAGTAA
- the cspC gene encoding cold shock protein CspC, translating to MQGRVKWFNAEKGFGFIEREDGDDVFVHFSAIQQDGYKSLEEGQQVEFDIVDGARGPQAANVVKL from the coding sequence ATGCAAGGAAGAGTAAAATGGTTCAATGCAGAAAAGGGATTTGGGTTTATTGAGCGTGAAGACGGTGATGATGTGTTTGTTCATTTTTCTGCGATTCAACAAGATGGATATAAGTCATTAGAAGAAGGACAACAAGTTGAGTTTGACATTGTAGATGGCGCACGTGGACCGCAAGCAGCTAATGTTGTAAAACTGTAG
- the comFA gene encoding ATP-dependent helicase ComFA: protein MLAGKQLLLEELSSDLRRELSDMEKKGEVVCVQGVMKNASKYTCQRCGNIEQRLFASFLCKRCWEVCTYCRKCITMGRVSECAVLVRGIYERNGERGANPLQWNGTLSIGQELAAKGVIEAIKQKESFFIWAVCGAGKTEMLFYGIAEALQKGERVCIATPRTDVVLELAPRLQEVFPSINVAALYGGSVDREKDAALVVATTHQLLRYYRAFHVMIVDEIDAFPYHADQMLQYAVQQAMKEKAARIYLTATPDEKWKHNFRKGKQKGIIVSGRYHRHPLPVPLFSWCGNWKKSLHHKKIPRVLLQWLKMYFNKKYPIFLFVPHVRYIEEISLLLKGLDNRIDGVHAEDSMRKEKVAAFRKGEIPLLVTTTILERGVTVKNLQVAVLGAEEEIFSESALVQIAGRAGRSFEEPYGEVMYFHYGKTESMVRAKKHIQSMNKNAKEQGMID, encoded by the coding sequence ATGCTTGCTGGAAAGCAATTACTATTAGAAGAACTCTCTTCAGATTTACGGAGAGAGTTAAGTGATATGGAAAAGAAGGGAGAGGTCGTATGTGTACAAGGTGTAATGAAGAATGCTTCTAAATATACATGTCAGCGCTGCGGAAATATAGAGCAACGACTCTTTGCATCATTTTTATGTAAAAGGTGCTGGGAGGTATGTACGTATTGCCGGAAGTGTATAACGATGGGGAGAGTTAGTGAATGTGCTGTACTCGTTCGCGGAATTTATGAAAGAAACGGAGAAAGGGGGGCAAATCCGTTACAGTGGAATGGGACTTTATCTATTGGTCAGGAGTTGGCGGCGAAAGGTGTTATAGAAGCTATTAAGCAGAAAGAATCTTTTTTTATTTGGGCTGTATGCGGCGCTGGGAAAACAGAAATGTTATTTTACGGTATTGCAGAGGCGCTTCAAAAAGGAGAAAGGGTTTGTATTGCAACGCCAAGAACAGACGTTGTACTGGAATTAGCACCGAGATTACAAGAAGTGTTCCCTAGTATAAATGTAGCTGCTTTATACGGAGGGAGTGTAGATCGTGAAAAAGATGCAGCGTTAGTCGTTGCAACGACTCATCAACTGTTACGTTACTATAGAGCATTTCATGTCATGATCGTAGATGAGATTGATGCCTTCCCCTATCATGCGGATCAAATGTTACAGTATGCAGTGCAACAAGCGATGAAAGAGAAAGCGGCGCGTATTTATTTAACAGCAACTCCCGATGAAAAGTGGAAGCATAATTTCAGAAAGGGGAAACAAAAAGGGATCATTGTTTCAGGACGATACCATCGTCATCCGTTACCAGTTCCTCTATTTAGCTGGTGCGGGAATTGGAAGAAAAGCCTTCATCATAAAAAAATTCCTCGAGTGTTACTACAATGGTTGAAAATGTACTTCAACAAAAAGTATCCTATTTTTTTATTTGTTCCTCATGTGCGATATATAGAAGAAATAAGTCTGTTATTGAAAGGGTTGGATAATAGAATCGATGGTGTACATGCAGAAGATTCGATGAGAAAAGAAAAAGTAGCAGCGTTCAGAAAGGGAGAAATTCCGTTATTAGTTACAACGACAATTTTAGAAAGAGGGGTAACTGTGAAGAACTTACAAGTGGCGGTGCTAGGGGCAGAAGAAGAAATTTTTTCAGAGAGTGCGCTCGTACAAATTGCAGGCCGAGCGGGTCGTAGTTTTGAAGAGCCATATGGCGAGGTTATGTATTTTCATTACGGTAAGACAGAGTCGATGGTACGGGCGAAAAAACATATTCAAAGTATGAACAAAAATGCGAAGGAACAAGGAATGATCGACTAA
- the prfB gene encoding peptide chain release factor 2 (programmed frameshift) has translation MELVEIRQELEKMAKRLAAFRGSLDLSTKEKQIAELEEKMMGAGFWDDQQGAQAVINEANALKDMVGKFRQLDETFENLEITHELLKEEYDEDLHEELESEVKGLIQEMNEYELQLLLSDPYDKNNAILELHPGAGGTESQDWGSMLLRMYTRWAEKRGFKVETVDYLPGDEAGIKSVTLLIKGHNAYGYLKAEKGVHRLVRISPFDSSGRRHTSFVSCEVVPEFNDEVEIEIRSEDLKIDTYRASGAGGQHINTTDSAVRITHTPTNTVVTCQSERSQIKNREHAMKMLKAKLYQKKLEEQQAELDEIRGEQKEIGWGSQIRSYVFHPYSLVKDHRTNTEVGNVQAVMDGEIDPFIDAYLRSRI, from the exons ATGGAATTAGTAGAAATTAGACAGGAATTAGAGAAAATGGCTAAGAGATTAGCGGCTTTTAGGGGGTCTCTT GACCTCTCTACTAAGGAGAAACAAATTGCAGAATTAGAAGAGAAAATGATGGGCGCAGGATTTTGGGATGACCAACAAGGCGCACAAGCTGTAATTAACGAAGCGAATGCACTGAAAGATATGGTTGGAAAGTTCCGTCAGTTAGATGAGACGTTCGAAAATTTAGAAATCACGCATGAGCTTTTAAAAGAAGAGTATGATGAAGATTTACATGAGGAGCTTGAATCAGAAGTAAAAGGCTTAATTCAAGAAATGAATGAGTATGAGCTGCAATTACTACTAAGCGACCCTTATGATAAAAATAACGCAATTTTAGAATTACACCCAGGTGCTGGTGGAACAGAGTCACAAGACTGGGGTTCTATGTTACTACGTATGTACACACGTTGGGCTGAAAAACGTGGATTTAAAGTAGAAACGGTTGATTATTTACCAGGTGATGAAGCTGGTATTAAGAGTGTTACTTTATTAATTAAAGGTCATAACGCTTACGGTTATTTAAAAGCAGAGAAAGGTGTACATCGTCTAGTGCGTATTTCACCATTCGATTCTTCAGGTCGCCGTCATACATCGTTCGTATCTTGTGAAGTTGTTCCTGAGTTCAATGATGAAGTTGAGATCGAAATACGTTCGGAAGACTTAAAAATTGATACGTACCGTGCAAGTGGTGCAGGTGGACAGCATATTAATACGACAGACTCAGCAGTTCGTATTACACATACACCAACAAACACAGTTGTAACATGTCAATCAGAGCGTTCACAAATTAAGAACCGTGAGCATGCGATGAAAATGTTAAAAGCAAAATTATATCAAAAGAAATTAGAAGAGCAACAAGCGGAGTTAGATGAAATTCGCGGTGAGCAAAAAGAAATTGGATGGGGTAGCCAAATTCGTTCTTACGTATTCCACCCATATTCTCTTGTGAAAGACCACCGTACAAATACAGAGGTTGGTAACGTACAAGCAGTTATGGATGGAGAAATTGATCCATTTATTGATGCTTACTTACGTTCTCGTATCTAA